The Elgaria multicarinata webbii isolate HBS135686 ecotype San Diego chromosome 1, rElgMul1.1.pri, whole genome shotgun sequence genome has a window encoding:
- the LOC134407421 gene encoding cytochrome P450 4B1-like, which produces MERLRIALWSWLPGNLSQLFYLTLALILTSVSLKAIQLFQARQKLLKGFQNFPGPPSHWLYGHTHMMKAEDELKNLVKWAEEFPLCFPLWYGGFLAFLAINHPEYAKAVFSRGDPKCLIIYNYFLPWIGRGLLVLNGPKWQQHRKLLTPGFHYEILKSYVTPMAESVKVMLDKWEKLVHEDPEVSVEMFGHVSLMTLDSIMKCAFSFQSNCQLNRNNSYVKTISDLTFLVYQRLKTPLYHNDWIYWFSSQGHQFRKACRLAHLHTDRVIQERQEVLKNEEELEKIQKKRRLDFLDIVLCARDEKGNPMSQEDLRAEVDTFLFRGHDTVSSGISWLFYCLAQNPEHQQRCREEIKELLGDQETIQWDILGKMKYTTMCIKESLRLYPPVPLISRVLNSPVTFEDGQSFPEGSLVALNIFGLHRNPEVWKDPEIFEPMRFAPENTNLRHPFAFLPFAAGPRNCIGQQFAMIEMKVALALTLLRFELKPDPARPSIPVVQIVTKSESGVHLKLKKLL; this is translated from the exons ATGGAGCGTCTAAGGATTGCCTTGTGGTCCTGGCTACCTGGGAACCTCTCTCAGCTTTTCTACTTGACTCTTGCCTTAATCCTTACCTCTGTGAGTCTGAAAGCCATCCAGCTATTTCAGGCAAGGCAGAAACTGCTCAAAGGCTTTCAGAATTTCCCAGGACCTCCCAGTCACTGGCTATATGGCCATACTCATATG ATGAAAGCTGAGGATGAACTAAAAAATCTGGTGAAATGGGCAGAAGAATTTCCACTATGTTTCCCTCTGTGGTATGGCGGATTCCTAGCTTTTTTGGCCATCAACCACCCTGAATATGCAAAGGCAGTTTTCAGCAGAGGCG ATCCTAAATGTCTTATAATTTACAACTACTTCCTTCCATGGATTG GAAGAGGGTTGCTAGTCCTGAATGGGCCGAAGTGGCAGCAGCACCGGAAGCTGCTCACCCCGGGATTCCATTATGAGATTCTGAAGTCATATGTGACTCCCATGGCTGAGTCAGTCAAAGTGATGCTG GATAAATGGGAGAAGCTGGTCCATGAAGACCCAGAGGTATCAGTGGAGATGTTTGGACATGTCAGCCTGATGACCCTTGACAGCATCATGAAATGTGCTTTCAGTTTCCAGAGCAACTGCCAGTTGAATAG GAATAATTCATATGTGAAAACCATCTCTGACCTCACTTTCCTAGTTTATCAGAGACTAAAGACGCCTCTATACCACAATGATTGGATTTACTGGTTTAGCTCTCAAGGGCATCAATTCCGCAAGGCCTGTAGATTGGCCCACCTCCACACAG ACAGAGTAATTCAGGAGAGACAAGAGGTCCTCAAGAATGAGGAAGAACTTGAGAAGATCCAGAAGAAGAGGCGCCTGGACTTTCTAGATATTGTTCTTTGTGCAAGG GATGAAAAAGGAAATCCAATGTCTCAGGAAGACCTTCGTGCCGAGGTGGACACTTTCCTGTTCAGAGGTCATGATACTGTATCCAGTGGGATCTCTTGGCTGTTTTACTGCTTGGCCCAAAATCCTGAGCACCAGCAGAGATGCAGAGAGGAGATAAAAGAGCTCCTTGGGGACCAAGAAACTATTCAATG GGATATATTGGGAAAGATGAAGTACACCACCATGTGCATTAAGGAGAGTCTTCGACTTTATCCTCCAGTACCCCTTATATCTCGAGTATTGAATTCACCCGTGACATTTGAGGATGGACAAAGCTTTCCAGAAG GTTCCCTTGTTGCATTGAACATATTTGGACTCCACAGAAACCCTGAAGTATGGAAAGATCCTGAG ATCTTTGAACCAATGAGATTTGCCCCAGAGAATACAAATTTGCGCCATCCCTTTGCTTTCCTTCCTTTTGCTGCTGGGCCAAG GAACTGCATTGGACAGCAGTTTGCCATGATTGAGATGAAAGTGGCTCTTGCCTTGACTTTGCTCCGGTTCGAACTGAAACCAGACCCAGCAAGGCCTTCGATTCCTGTGGTTCAGATTGTCACAAAGTCTGAGAGTGGGGTCCATCTGAAATTGAAGAAACTCCTTTGA